In Rhodothermus marinus DSM 4252, a single genomic region encodes these proteins:
- a CDS encoding cupin domain-containing protein, with the protein MDDVQVSAWKALPVVEPAPGMARRLMSGKQAMLAWFEFEPGARVPWHRHENEQFTYVLQGRLRLRIGEEPSREVVLAAGDVVCIPANVPHEAEALEATVSLDVFSPPRQDWLS; encoded by the coding sequence ATGGACGACGTTCAGGTAAGCGCCTGGAAGGCGTTGCCGGTGGTGGAGCCCGCGCCCGGCATGGCGCGCCGGCTGATGAGTGGCAAGCAGGCCATGCTGGCCTGGTTCGAGTTCGAGCCGGGCGCCCGCGTGCCCTGGCACCGGCACGAAAACGAGCAGTTTACCTACGTACTGCAGGGCCGCCTGCGGCTTCGGATCGGTGAGGAGCCTTCGCGCGAGGTGGTGCTGGCTGCGGGCGACGTGGTCTGCATTCCCGCCAACGTTCCGCACGAGGCCGAAGCCCTCGAAGCAACCGTCTCGCTCGACGTGTTCAGTCCACCGAGGCAGGACTGGTTGTCGTAA
- a CDS encoding glycosyltransferase family 4 protein, which translates to MASPLRLLFVSHSFPPPGRPLANIGGMQRVATELDAALARHPDVAYHHLVLRTSWRWTHVRVVPFLLRLALQIPRMVARHRIDVVLFSSMVTAPLALLLHRKLNGTRLVAIAHGRDVTLPVAPYQRFLPHVFAHLDAVLAVSRATGEACRQRGLPPERLHVIPNGIDPARFARPLDRRAARHALSRTLGLPLPDDALLLCSVGRQVPRKGFAWFVEAVMPRLPAHIHYWLAGDGPDASAIEAAIERHRLQKRVRRLGRVPDDVLHQLYRAADLFIMPNRPVPGDLEGFGVVMLEAALCGAPVLAARLEGIQDVVAEGKNGHLIESGDADGFVRWILHYDRDRAALQALSERAAAYVRAHFSWDVVADRYVQTLRAICSATSSAPPPARAPDASPDPPATE; encoded by the coding sequence ATGGCCTCGCCGCTCCGGCTCCTGTTCGTCTCGCACTCGTTCCCACCGCCCGGCCGTCCGCTGGCCAACATCGGCGGCATGCAGCGCGTGGCGACCGAACTCGACGCCGCGCTGGCCCGCCATCCGGACGTCGCCTACCACCATCTGGTGCTGCGCACCTCCTGGCGCTGGACGCACGTGCGCGTGGTGCCTTTCCTCCTTCGGCTGGCGCTTCAGATTCCCCGCATGGTGGCACGCCACAGGATCGACGTGGTGCTGTTTTCGTCCATGGTGACGGCCCCGCTGGCCCTGCTACTGCACCGCAAACTGAACGGCACGCGTCTGGTAGCCATTGCGCATGGACGCGACGTGACCCTCCCGGTGGCCCCCTACCAGCGCTTCCTGCCTCACGTGTTTGCGCACCTCGACGCCGTGCTGGCCGTCAGTCGGGCCACGGGCGAAGCCTGCCGGCAGCGCGGTCTTCCCCCGGAGCGACTGCACGTGATCCCGAACGGCATCGATCCGGCCCGTTTTGCCCGGCCGCTCGACCGCCGGGCCGCCCGCCACGCGCTGAGCCGAACGCTCGGCCTGCCGCTTCCGGACGATGCCCTGCTGCTCTGCAGCGTGGGCCGACAGGTTCCCCGCAAGGGCTTCGCCTGGTTCGTCGAGGCCGTCATGCCCCGCCTGCCCGCCCACATTCACTACTGGCTGGCCGGCGACGGACCCGACGCCTCCGCCATCGAAGCCGCCATCGAACGTCACCGGCTTCAGAAGCGCGTGCGACGGCTGGGCCGCGTGCCCGACGACGTGCTGCACCAGCTCTACCGGGCCGCCGACCTGTTCATCATGCCCAACCGCCCCGTACCCGGCGACCTGGAAGGCTTCGGCGTGGTCATGCTCGAAGCGGCCCTGTGCGGCGCGCCCGTGCTGGCCGCCCGTCTGGAAGGGATTCAGGACGTGGTGGCCGAAGGCAAAAACGGCCACCTCATCGAAAGCGGCGATGCGGACGGCTTCGTGCGCTGGATCCTGCACTACGACCGGGACCGCGCGGCACTCCAGGCGCTTTCGGAGCGAGCCGCCGCCTACGTGCGCGCGCACTTCAGCTGGGACGTGGTGGCCGACCGCTACGTGCAGACGCTCCGGGCTATTTGCTCAGCGACGTCGTCGGCGCCGCCTCCGGCTCGGGCGCCGGACGCTTCTCCCGATCCTCCAGCCACTGAATGA
- the uvrA gene encoding excinuclease ABC subunit UvrA has product MELSTPVAALAASDELRRKARTHIVLRGVRQHNLKNIDLDLPKRKLIVITGPSGSGKSSLAFDTIYAEGQRRYVESLSAYARQFLERMDRPDADLITGLAPAIAIEQKAGSRNPRSTVATQTEIYDYLRLLYARIGRTYSPISGEEVRRDSPTTVAQALHERLPDGTRCYLCFFCPSHKKRTLQDELAALRQRGFSRLVVLPTEKQAADGAVPEVLDLSERDPASVRVARDRLLVLVDRLVVRPGDEANRSRIADSVEQAFREGGGRCVVVRVPRRGERFDPKADLLYFSEHFERDGMVFEEPTPLLFSFNSPVGACPTCQGFGRVPGLDPDLIIPNPDLSIRQGAIAPFRTEKWSQHYRQLLRLALEERIDIDKPYRLLSEREKRLIWEGKGDYIGIYGFFRFLEKHSYKPHYRIFHARFRGYTRCPDCDGYRLRKEALYVKVGGLHIGEVCELTIRAAREFFDTLELTPYEQQVAGELLEEIRRRLRYLDEIGLDYLTLDRLSHTLSGGEAQRIHLATSLGSALVGALYVLDEPSIGLHPRDTDRLIRILERLRDLGNTVIVVEHDAETIRRADHIVDLGPGSGQHGGEVVFQGTYEELLRHERSLTGAYLSGRRRIEVPRRRRPINEEDVIVVENARQHNLKWLTVRFPLGVLVCVTGVSGSGKSTLVHDTLYLGLARLKGTYDGEAKVGAHDAIHGHHLIDRVEMVDQSPIGRSPRSNPATYTKVFDPIRELLAATPQARVRGLKPGYFSFNVPGGRCEVCQGEGFVRVEMQFLADLYLECEACHGTRYKQDVLEIRYRGKNVHEILNMTVDEALEFFADVPAIVDRLRVLQEIGLGYLKLGQPSTTLSGGEAQRIKLAAHLSGNNRERVLYILDEPTTGLHFDDVRKLIDALNRLVDAGHSVIVVEHNLDVIKCADWVIDLGPEGGHRGGFIVAEGTPEAIAAHPESHTGRFLREVL; this is encoded by the coding sequence ATGGAGCTTTCTACCCCGGTTGCCGCACTGGCTGCATCCGACGAACTGCGCCGAAAGGCGCGCACGCACATCGTGCTGCGCGGCGTGCGCCAGCACAACCTGAAGAACATCGATCTGGACCTGCCCAAGCGGAAGCTGATCGTCATCACGGGACCGAGCGGGTCGGGCAAGTCGAGCCTGGCCTTCGACACGATCTATGCCGAAGGTCAGCGGCGCTACGTGGAGAGCCTTTCGGCCTACGCCCGCCAGTTTCTGGAGCGCATGGACCGGCCCGACGCCGATCTGATCACGGGGCTGGCGCCCGCCATCGCCATCGAACAGAAGGCCGGGAGCCGTAACCCGCGCTCGACGGTCGCCACCCAGACCGAGATCTACGACTACCTGCGGCTGCTCTACGCCCGTATCGGCCGCACCTACTCGCCCATCAGCGGCGAGGAGGTGCGGCGCGACTCGCCCACCACCGTGGCACAGGCGCTGCACGAACGCCTGCCGGACGGCACGCGCTGCTACCTGTGCTTTTTCTGCCCCTCACATAAAAAGCGCACGCTACAGGACGAACTGGCCGCGCTGCGCCAGCGCGGTTTTTCGCGGCTGGTGGTACTTCCCACCGAAAAGCAGGCCGCCGACGGGGCCGTCCCCGAGGTGCTGGACCTGAGCGAACGCGATCCGGCTTCGGTCCGTGTGGCCCGCGACCGGCTGCTGGTGCTGGTCGATCGCCTGGTGGTGCGTCCGGGCGACGAGGCCAACCGTTCCCGCATCGCCGACTCGGTGGAGCAGGCTTTCCGGGAAGGGGGCGGCCGCTGCGTTGTCGTGCGCGTGCCGCGCCGCGGCGAACGCTTCGACCCGAAGGCCGACCTGCTTTACTTCAGCGAGCACTTCGAGCGCGACGGCATGGTCTTCGAGGAGCCCACGCCGCTGCTGTTCTCGTTCAACAGCCCGGTCGGCGCCTGTCCCACCTGCCAGGGCTTCGGGCGCGTGCCCGGCCTGGATCCGGACCTGATCATCCCGAATCCGGACCTGTCGATTCGCCAGGGAGCCATCGCGCCGTTTCGCACCGAAAAGTGGAGCCAGCACTACCGCCAGCTCCTGCGGCTCGCCCTCGAAGAGCGCATCGACATCGACAAACCCTACCGGCTGCTTTCCGAGCGCGAAAAGCGCCTGATCTGGGAGGGCAAAGGCGACTACATCGGGATCTACGGCTTCTTCCGCTTTCTGGAAAAACATAGCTACAAGCCTCACTATCGGATCTTCCACGCCCGCTTCCGCGGCTACACGCGGTGCCCGGACTGCGACGGCTACCGGCTCCGCAAAGAGGCGCTTTACGTGAAGGTGGGCGGCCTGCACATCGGCGAGGTGTGCGAGCTGACGATCCGGGCCGCCCGGGAATTTTTCGACACGCTGGAACTCACCCCGTACGAGCAGCAGGTGGCCGGCGAGCTGCTGGAGGAAATCCGGCGGCGACTGCGCTACCTGGACGAAATCGGGCTCGACTACCTGACGCTCGACCGGCTCAGCCACACGCTTTCGGGCGGTGAGGCCCAGCGCATCCATCTGGCCACGTCGCTGGGTTCGGCGCTGGTGGGCGCGCTCTACGTGCTCGACGAGCCGTCGATCGGCCTGCATCCGCGCGACACGGACCGGCTGATCCGTATTCTGGAGCGGCTGCGCGATCTGGGCAACACGGTGATCGTCGTCGAGCACGACGCCGAGACGATCCGCCGCGCCGACCACATCGTGGACCTGGGTCCGGGTAGCGGCCAGCACGGCGGCGAGGTCGTCTTTCAGGGCACCTACGAAGAACTGCTCCGGCACGAGCGCTCGCTGACGGGCGCGTACCTGAGCGGCCGCCGACGGATCGAGGTGCCCCGCCGTCGCCGCCCCATCAACGAAGAAGACGTGATCGTGGTGGAAAACGCTCGCCAGCACAACCTGAAGTGGCTGACCGTGCGTTTCCCGCTGGGCGTGCTGGTGTGCGTGACGGGCGTTTCGGGCTCGGGCAAGTCGACGCTCGTGCACGACACGCTGTATCTGGGGCTGGCCCGCCTCAAAGGCACCTACGACGGCGAGGCGAAGGTCGGCGCGCACGACGCCATTCATGGCCACCACCTGATCGATCGGGTGGAAATGGTCGATCAGAGTCCGATCGGCCGCTCACCGCGCTCCAACCCCGCCACCTACACGAAGGTCTTCGATCCGATCCGGGAGCTGCTGGCCGCGACGCCCCAGGCGCGCGTGCGCGGCCTCAAGCCCGGCTACTTCTCGTTCAACGTACCCGGCGGCCGCTGCGAGGTCTGCCAGGGCGAAGGATTCGTGCGCGTGGAGATGCAGTTTCTGGCCGACCTGTACCTGGAGTGCGAGGCCTGCCACGGCACGCGCTACAAGCAGGACGTGCTGGAGATCCGCTACCGCGGCAAGAACGTGCACGAGATTCTGAACATGACGGTGGACGAGGCGCTCGAATTCTTTGCGGACGTGCCCGCCATCGTCGACCGGCTGCGCGTGCTGCAGGAGATCGGCCTGGGTTACCTGAAGCTGGGTCAGCCGTCCACCACGCTCTCAGGTGGCGAGGCGCAGCGCATCAAGCTGGCGGCCCACCTGAGCGGCAACAACCGCGAGCGCGTGCTCTACATCCTGGACGAACCCACCACCGGATTGCACTTCGACGACGTGCGCAAGCTCATCGACGCGCTGAACCGGCTGGTCGATGCCGGCCACTCGGTGATCGTCGTCGAGCACAACCTGGACGTGATCAAGTGTGCCGACTGGGTGATCGATCTGGGCCCCGAGGGCGGCCACCGCGGCGGCTTCATCGTGGCCGAGGGCACGCCCGAAGCGATCGCCGCCCACCCGGAAAGCCACACGGGCCGCTTCCTGCGCGAAGTGCTCTGA
- a CDS encoding thioredoxin family protein, translated as MNEPLNWLHDLDAALAEARRTHRPVWLMFVREGCAGCARMEAVSYRDAQVQAELGEAFVLLRQDIRRDRVVRARYAAVWTPSFYVLDARGMVHHVELGYLPPDDLRLVLRLGRAKELVPRGRYTEAIALLEEALGLFPKHPMAAQVMLWWAMARYLKSGGDSRQFREDMLELLRRYPDSPEARRWPWSEPPPIA; from the coding sequence ATGAACGAACCGTTGAACTGGTTGCACGATCTGGACGCGGCATTGGCCGAAGCGCGTCGGACGCATCGTCCTGTGTGGCTGATGTTCGTGCGGGAAGGGTGCGCCGGGTGTGCTCGGATGGAGGCGGTCTCCTATCGCGATGCGCAGGTGCAGGCCGAGTTGGGTGAGGCGTTCGTGCTGTTGCGTCAGGACATCCGGCGCGACCGGGTTGTGCGGGCCCGGTATGCGGCGGTCTGGACGCCCTCGTTTTACGTGCTCGATGCGCGCGGCATGGTGCACCACGTCGAACTGGGCTACCTGCCGCCCGACGATCTGCGTCTGGTGCTCCGGCTGGGACGCGCCAAAGAGCTGGTGCCGCGCGGGCGGTACACCGAGGCCATTGCGCTGCTGGAGGAGGCGTTGGGCCTGTTTCCGAAGCATCCGATGGCCGCGCAGGTGATGCTCTGGTGGGCGATGGCGCGCTACCTGAAGTCCGGTGGCGACAGTCGTCAGTTCCGCGAAGACATGCTCGAGCTACTTCGCCGCTACCCCGACAGTCCCGAAGCGCGCCGATGGCCCTGGAGCGAACCACCGCCGATCGCGTAA
- a CDS encoding efflux RND transporter permease subunit: MMEQVFQRLRPVIRWAVRRPGQVLLLALALSVLGVSLAMRLRIDTDFSKLIPKSYPSVQALERLREMVGGESTVDVAIVSPSFEANRRFAEDLIPKALALKGEGYDEPYLGRVEYRRETSFLQQNALYFASEEELNELEQFLQEKIEEARLKANPFFFELEEEEEAEEDTTVEALQVVYEELIGKEYPISDDSTTLVVRFYPTNSQTNIGYIADLYRDLERLVDEMQPHRYHPEMQVVLAGRLLRQLVEVRAITGDVFSSFGAGVTAVLLLVVLYFTYKSYRARAGRRFDRRVLLAELGRMPVMAVLIGLPLLMSLSWSFGLAYVAFKTLNLMTSTLGLVLFGLGIDYGIHFYARYAEERAEGRGVAEAAEITFLSTGQAITIGALTTAVSLYVLMIADFRGFSEFGFIAGSGILFALVAMLVVMPALLSLAERFRLLNLEAGHAAPVHQVGRGRFPAARGVVLASVAAVVLALLFLPRVSFEWDFGKLEPRYEDYEARQDYVERVYQTHGRRNPAYIVVDDPAEVPAVVAALKERAAKDTLSPTILDVESLQDRFPMTPEAQQAKLARIARIRELLDDPFLRADTSVWIQRLREAAQTRRPISIDEVPDFLKARFTSKTGEIGNFVLIYPSVRLADGRNSMAFAEDVGRVEVNGKVYYAGSTSLVAADMLRLLLKEAPWMVLLTFVAVTLLMWLNFRTPRWTMLALLPLVVGVLWMLLVMELLGMKLNFYNMVVLPAVLGIGNDAGAHLVHRYRERGPGSILQVLRSTGEHVTMASLTTMMGFAGLLLSFHPGLRSIGELAVVGIGTTLLAALVFLPALIQWLEDREKRPAPEPEAAPTTSLSK, from the coding sequence ATGATGGAGCAGGTGTTTCAGCGGTTGCGTCCGGTCATTCGCTGGGCCGTTCGTCGGCCCGGCCAGGTGTTGCTGCTGGCGCTGGCGCTTTCGGTGCTCGGCGTGTCGCTCGCGATGCGGCTGCGCATCGACACGGATTTCTCCAAGCTGATTCCGAAATCCTATCCCAGCGTGCAGGCGCTCGAGCGGCTGCGCGAGATGGTCGGCGGCGAGAGCACGGTGGATGTGGCCATCGTCAGCCCGTCGTTCGAGGCCAACCGGCGTTTCGCCGAGGATCTGATCCCGAAAGCGCTGGCGCTCAAAGGGGAAGGCTACGACGAACCCTACCTGGGCCGCGTCGAGTACCGCCGCGAGACTTCCTTTCTACAACAGAACGCCCTCTACTTTGCCTCCGAGGAAGAGTTAAATGAGCTGGAGCAGTTTCTGCAGGAAAAGATCGAGGAGGCACGTCTGAAGGCCAATCCGTTCTTTTTTGAACTGGAGGAAGAAGAGGAGGCCGAAGAGGACACGACGGTCGAGGCGCTGCAGGTCGTCTACGAAGAGCTGATTGGCAAGGAATATCCGATCTCGGACGACAGCACGACGCTGGTCGTGCGCTTCTACCCGACGAACTCTCAGACGAACATCGGCTACATCGCGGATCTGTACCGGGACCTCGAGCGGCTGGTCGACGAGATGCAGCCGCACCGCTATCATCCGGAGATGCAGGTCGTCCTGGCCGGACGGCTGCTGCGCCAGCTCGTCGAGGTGCGGGCCATCACCGGCGACGTGTTCAGCTCGTTCGGGGCGGGCGTGACGGCCGTGCTGCTGCTGGTGGTGCTGTACTTCACGTACAAGTCGTACCGGGCGCGGGCCGGGCGTCGCTTCGACCGACGCGTGCTGCTGGCCGAGCTGGGCCGCATGCCCGTGATGGCCGTGCTGATCGGCCTGCCATTGCTGATGAGCCTGTCATGGTCGTTCGGGCTCGCCTACGTGGCCTTCAAGACGCTGAACCTGATGACCTCGACGCTCGGGCTGGTGCTCTTCGGCCTGGGGATCGACTACGGCATTCACTTCTACGCGCGCTATGCCGAGGAGCGGGCCGAGGGACGCGGCGTGGCCGAGGCGGCCGAGATCACGTTTCTGAGCACGGGCCAGGCCATTACGATCGGAGCGCTGACCACGGCCGTCTCGCTCTACGTGCTGATGATCGCGGACTTCAGGGGCTTCAGCGAGTTCGGCTTTATCGCGGGGAGCGGGATTCTGTTCGCGCTGGTGGCCATGCTCGTGGTGATGCCGGCGCTGCTTTCGCTGGCCGAGCGCTTCCGGCTGCTGAACCTGGAGGCCGGCCATGCGGCCCCCGTGCATCAGGTGGGGCGCGGGCGTTTCCCGGCGGCGCGTGGTGTGGTGCTGGCCAGCGTGGCGGCCGTCGTGCTGGCGTTGCTGTTCCTGCCGCGCGTGTCGTTCGAGTGGGATTTCGGCAAGCTGGAGCCGCGCTACGAAGACTACGAAGCGCGTCAGGATTACGTGGAGCGGGTCTATCAGACGCACGGCCGACGTAATCCGGCCTACATCGTGGTGGACGATCCCGCGGAGGTGCCGGCTGTGGTGGCCGCGCTGAAGGAACGGGCGGCAAAGGATACGCTCTCGCCCACCATTCTGGACGTGGAAAGCCTGCAGGATCGCTTTCCGATGACGCCCGAGGCGCAGCAGGCCAAACTGGCCCGTATTGCCCGCATCCGGGAATTGCTCGACGATCCGTTCCTGCGGGCCGACACGTCGGTCTGGATCCAGCGCCTGCGCGAGGCAGCCCAGACCAGGCGGCCGATCTCGATCGACGAGGTGCCGGACTTTCTGAAAGCACGTTTCACGTCGAAGACCGGCGAGATCGGCAACTTCGTGCTGATCTATCCTTCGGTGCGACTGGCCGACGGCCGCAACTCGATGGCGTTTGCCGAGGACGTCGGGCGTGTGGAGGTGAACGGCAAGGTGTACTACGCGGGCTCCACGTCGCTGGTGGCGGCCGACATGCTCCGGCTCCTGCTCAAAGAAGCACCCTGGATGGTGCTGCTGACGTTCGTGGCCGTCACGCTGCTCATGTGGCTGAACTTCCGCACGCCCCGCTGGACAATGCTGGCGCTGCTTCCGCTCGTGGTGGGCGTGCTCTGGATGCTGCTGGTGATGGAGCTGCTCGGCATGAAACTCAACTTTTACAACATGGTGGTGTTGCCGGCCGTGCTGGGCATCGGCAATGATGCAGGGGCACACCTGGTGCACCGTTATCGGGAGCGGGGACCGGGGAGCATCCTGCAGGTGCTGCGCTCGACGGGCGAGCACGTGACAATGGCCTCGCTGACCACCATGATGGGCTTTGCCGGGCTGCTGCTCAGCTTCCATCCGGGGCTGCGCTCGATCGGTGAGCTGGCCGTCGTGGGCATCGGGACCACGCTACTGGCCGCGCTGGTCTTTCTGCCCGCGCTCATTCAGTGGCTGGAGGATCGGGAGAAGCGTCCGGCGCCCGAGCCGGAGGCGGCGCCGACGACGTCGCTGAGCAAATAG
- the mntA gene encoding type VII toxin-antitoxin system MntA family adenylyltransferase antitoxin: MGTDELTPEQLRAHLQQIGPRFPALQAVYLFGSVAEGRARPDSDVDLALVGPAEALRARYLALLQALVEAGLERADPVLLEEADMVLTLEALRPNCLLYARPDFDVGSYFSRTIRRCWDELKYLKPFRRTLQQYFLKPGSDGTP; the protein is encoded by the coding sequence ATGGGCACCGACGAACTGACACCCGAGCAACTCCGCGCGCACCTGCAACAGATCGGCCCGCGCTTTCCGGCGCTTCAGGCCGTTTACCTGTTCGGGTCCGTCGCCGAGGGGCGAGCCCGGCCCGACAGTGATGTCGATCTGGCGCTGGTCGGGCCGGCCGAGGCGCTTCGTGCCCGGTATCTTGCGCTGCTGCAGGCGCTGGTGGAAGCCGGTCTGGAGCGTGCCGATCCGGTGTTGCTCGAAGAAGCCGACATGGTGCTGACGCTCGAAGCCCTGCGGCCAAACTGTCTGCTCTATGCCCGACCGGACTTCGACGTCGGAAGCTATTTTTCCCGCACAATCCGCCGCTGCTGGGACGAATTGAAGTACCTGAAGCCGTTTCGCCGAACGCTGCAGCAATATTTTCTGAAACCCGGGTCGGATGGTACGCCCTGA
- a CDS encoding glycosyltransferase family 4 protein: MYTPVTTERKEAPIHALPRAPRIALFTGAYNHIADGVSRTLNRLVGYLERRGASVLVFAPTIPNPPVRHEGTLVPVPSIPVPGRSEYRISLGLTSRHRRLLAAFEPDLIHIATPDLLGLQALLLARRRGIPVVASYHTHFSAYLKYYHLQWSERMLWAYLRWFYRQCRQIYVPSTSMIEILQAHGIDQNLYLWERGVDTGLFNPAQRSSAWRRNVLGVADDEVVVAYVGRLVWEKGLDVLAATINRLQKEQVPHRCLIVGEGPARHELEARLPEAIFTGYLEGRELARAYASADVFFFPSETETFGNVTLEAMASGLPAVCADAPGSNMLIEHGRTGFLATPGRVEEFADYLRRLILDAELRRTMGHQALQRARHFDWEAVLNRLYGYYLDVLAPTLLPTGDGVATELPELTATAA, encoded by the coding sequence ATGTATACACCCGTAACGACCGAACGCAAGGAGGCCCCGATCCATGCCCTGCCACGGGCGCCGCGCATCGCGCTGTTCACCGGCGCCTACAACCACATTGCCGACGGCGTCTCGCGCACGTTGAACCGTCTGGTGGGCTACCTGGAACGGCGGGGCGCCTCGGTGCTTGTGTTCGCGCCCACCATTCCCAATCCGCCCGTCCGGCACGAGGGCACGCTGGTGCCGGTGCCGTCGATTCCGGTGCCCGGGCGCTCGGAATACCGCATCAGCCTGGGGCTCACCTCGCGCCATCGCAGACTGCTGGCGGCCTTCGAGCCCGACCTGATCCACATCGCCACGCCCGATCTGCTGGGTCTGCAGGCGCTATTGCTGGCCCGCCGCCGGGGCATTCCGGTAGTGGCCTCTTACCATACCCACTTCAGCGCCTACCTGAAGTACTACCACCTCCAGTGGTCCGAGCGCATGCTCTGGGCCTACCTGCGCTGGTTCTACCGGCAGTGCCGGCAGATCTATGTGCCCTCCACCTCCATGATCGAGATTCTGCAGGCGCACGGCATCGACCAGAACCTCTACCTCTGGGAACGGGGTGTCGATACCGGCCTGTTCAACCCGGCGCAGCGCTCGTCCGCCTGGCGGCGCAACGTGCTGGGCGTGGCCGACGACGAAGTGGTGGTGGCCTACGTGGGAAGGCTGGTCTGGGAAAAAGGGCTGGACGTGCTGGCCGCCACGATCAACCGGCTCCAGAAGGAGCAGGTGCCCCACCGTTGCCTAATCGTGGGCGAAGGGCCGGCCCGGCACGAACTGGAAGCGCGGCTTCCGGAAGCGATCTTCACCGGCTATCTGGAAGGACGCGAGCTGGCCCGGGCTTACGCTTCGGCCGACGTGTTTTTCTTCCCGAGCGAAACGGAAACGTTCGGCAACGTCACGCTCGAAGCGATGGCCTCGGGCCTGCCGGCCGTCTGCGCCGATGCGCCGGGCAGCAACATGCTCATCGAGCACGGCCGCACGGGCTTTCTGGCCACACCGGGCCGCGTCGAAGAATTCGCCGACTACCTGCGACGGTTGATCCTCGACGCCGAACTGCGCCGCACCATGGGCCATCAGGCGCTGCAGCGCGCCCGGCACTTCGACTGGGAGGCCGTGCTGAACCGCCTCTACGGCTACTATCTGGACGTGCTCGCCCCGACCCTGTTGCCGACCGGCGACGGCGTTGCCACCGAACTGCCTGAACTGACGGCCACGGCTGCCTGA
- the hepT gene encoding type VII toxin-antitoxin system HepT family RNase toxin, producing the protein MVRPEVLQRRLEQLAFYLEVLERLRRYDEATFLADPEHYGSAERFLQLAIEALNDMGGHVVADLQLGRVQWARDIPRLLREKGYLDPHLESIWLQMIGFRNILVHDYLDLDRRVVYRVLQEHLDDLRALAAVFARFLE; encoded by the coding sequence ATGGTACGCCCTGAAGTTTTACAACGTCGTCTGGAACAGCTCGCCTTCTATCTGGAGGTGCTGGAACGCCTGCGCCGCTACGATGAAGCCACCTTTCTGGCCGATCCGGAGCATTACGGGAGTGCCGAGCGCTTTTTACAGCTGGCCATCGAAGCGCTGAACGACATGGGCGGTCACGTCGTGGCCGACCTGCAGCTCGGGCGAGTTCAATGGGCACGAGATATCCCCCGGCTGCTTCGAGAAAAAGGATACCTGGATCCCCACCTGGAGTCGATCTGGCTTCAGATGATCGGCTTTCGCAACATTCTGGTCCACGACTATCTCGATCTGGACCGGCGTGTTGTGTATCGGGTGCTTCAAGAGCATCTGGACGACCTGAGGGCTCTGGCCGCCGTTTTTGCCCGTTTTCTGGAGTAG
- the msrA gene encoding peptide-methionine (S)-S-oxide reductase MsrA, with product MVRQREKATLGGGCFWCLEAAFLELRGVTDVVPGYAGGHVPDPTYEQVCTGTTGHAEVVQITFDPSIISYRDLLEVFFALHDPTTPDRQGNDVGPQYRSIILYHDEQQRQMAEAVIRELEASGVYDAPIVTEVVPLKAFYPAEPYHHRYYQRHPWQPYCRVVIAPKLIKLRQQFADRLAASDR from the coding sequence ATGGTACGCCAACGAGAAAAAGCGACGCTGGGCGGCGGCTGCTTCTGGTGCCTGGAGGCCGCGTTTCTGGAATTGCGCGGCGTGACCGACGTTGTGCCCGGTTATGCCGGCGGGCACGTGCCCGATCCCACCTACGAGCAGGTCTGCACGGGCACGACCGGTCATGCCGAGGTGGTGCAGATCACGTTTGACCCCTCCATCATTTCGTATCGGGATCTGCTCGAGGTCTTCTTTGCCCTCCACGATCCCACCACGCCCGACCGCCAGGGCAACGACGTGGGGCCGCAGTACCGCTCGATCATCCTGTATCACGACGAGCAGCAGCGACAGATGGCCGAAGCCGTCATCCGCGAGCTGGAAGCGTCCGGCGTGTACGACGCGCCCATCGTGACGGAAGTGGTGCCCCTGAAGGCTTTCTACCCGGCCGAGCCCTATCATCACCGCTACTACCAGCGTCATCCCTGGCAGCCCTACTGCCGCGTGGTCATCGCGCCCAAGCTGATCAAACTCCGTCAGCAGTTTGCCGATCGGCTGGCAGCGTCGGATCGCTGA